The following coding sequences lie in one Paenibacillus durus ATCC 35681 genomic window:
- the rpsU gene encoding 30S ribosomal protein S21, with protein sequence MSETKVRKNETIDAALRRFKRSIAKDGVLAEVKKRKHYEKPSVKRKKKSEAARKRKF encoded by the coding sequence GTGTCTGAAACGAAAGTTCGCAAAAACGAGACAATTGATGCTGCACTTCGTCGCTTTAAACGTTCCATCGCTAAAGATGGCGTCTTGGCTGAGGTGAAGAAACGCAAGCATTATGAAAAGCCAAGCGTTAAGCGCAAGAAAAAGTCCGAGGCTGCTCGTAAGAGAAAGTTTTAG
- a CDS encoding histidine triad nucleotide-binding protein: METIFSKIIEGSIPCNKVFENERILAFYDIAPAAPVHVLIIPKKPIPSMNEVAPEDLPLIGEMHSVAQQIAKELGIAETGYRLINNCGPDSGQAVPHLHYHLIGGAKLGALIGNSTSHA; the protein is encoded by the coding sequence ATGGAAACCATTTTTAGCAAAATTATCGAGGGGAGCATTCCCTGCAACAAGGTGTTTGAGAATGAACGTATACTGGCATTTTACGATATCGCGCCTGCCGCGCCGGTGCATGTGCTGATTATTCCCAAGAAACCGATTCCGTCGATGAACGAGGTGGCTCCCGAGGACTTGCCGTTGATCGGAGAAATGCACAGTGTGGCACAGCAAATCGCCAAGGAACTGGGCATTGCGGAAACCGGGTATCGTCTGATTAATAACTGCGGACCGGACAGCGGTCAGGCGGTTCCACATCTGCATTATCATCTTATTGGGGGAGCGAAGCTGGGCGCGCTGATCGGCAATTCTACATCCCACGCTTAA
- a CDS encoding NfeD family protein, translated as MTGLRKIALAAFALFLLLFVPLVTVQAAGASASAAAGSELNQGPVFILPVDQEIERGLESFLKRGFQEAGKYGAKLIVLEIDTPGGLVNSAEQIGAMVRESEIPTLAFIEGDAASAGSYIALNAKKIVMKPGSMIGSASLVDGSGRSVDNAKLVSFWKSKMAGAAALNGRDPDIAAGMTDINMVVDKPELGVHKSKGEIIALTSDQALKAGYADAVKDSPEEAAAWMGYSTDDIFRVQHTGAEKLSHFLTHPAVMTVLLFIGIAGVVIELLVPGFGIPGILGTLAFVLYFFGNYVAGFAGAETWLLFIIGLALMVLELFVPSFGILGVLGSISLIAGVVRAAYSFTHALFSLGIAFAAAVVVIIIVAVAFRDRGIWNRFILSESLSKEQGFIPTPEKLDLVGQRGVSITPLRPAGTALIADERLDVVTEGGFIGVNTPISVVKVEGGRIVVKEIRE; from the coding sequence GTGACGGGTTTGCGAAAAATCGCTCTGGCCGCCTTCGCTCTGTTCCTGCTGCTGTTCGTTCCGCTTGTAACGGTCCAGGCCGCCGGCGCTTCAGCCTCAGCGGCTGCTGGCAGCGAATTAAACCAAGGCCCGGTATTTATTCTGCCCGTGGATCAGGAGATCGAGCGGGGACTGGAGAGCTTCCTGAAGCGGGGATTCCAGGAAGCGGGCAAATACGGTGCCAAGCTGATTGTGCTGGAAATCGATACGCCCGGCGGACTGGTGAACAGCGCGGAACAAATAGGGGCAATGGTCCGGGAGAGCGAAATTCCTACCCTTGCTTTCATTGAAGGTGATGCAGCATCGGCCGGCAGCTATATTGCGCTGAATGCCAAAAAAATCGTAATGAAGCCCGGCAGCATGATCGGGTCGGCTTCACTTGTGGACGGGAGCGGTCGAAGCGTGGATAATGCCAAGCTGGTCTCGTTCTGGAAGTCGAAAATGGCGGGAGCGGCGGCGCTGAATGGACGCGATCCGGATATCGCGGCCGGAATGACGGATATCAATATGGTCGTCGACAAGCCTGAACTGGGCGTCCATAAGAGCAAGGGAGAGATTATCGCTCTGACCAGCGATCAGGCGCTGAAAGCGGGCTACGCCGACGCTGTCAAGGATTCGCCGGAGGAAGCGGCAGCATGGATGGGTTATTCAACCGATGACATTTTCCGAGTGCAGCATACCGGTGCGGAAAAGCTGTCGCATTTTCTGACCCACCCCGCCGTCATGACCGTTCTGCTGTTTATTGGGATCGCCGGAGTGGTCATCGAGCTGCTTGTACCCGGATTCGGGATTCCGGGCATCCTGGGAACACTAGCCTTCGTCCTGTATTTCTTCGGCAACTATGTGGCGGGATTTGCCGGTGCGGAGACTTGGCTACTGTTCATCATTGGCCTCGCTCTGATGGTGCTTGAGCTGTTCGTTCCGAGCTTCGGTATTTTGGGGGTTCTGGGCTCTATCAGTCTGATTGCGGGCGTTGTTAGAGCCGCCTACAGCTTTACGCATGCGCTGTTCAGCTTGGGCATTGCTTTTGCTGCCGCCGTGGTGGTCATTATCATTGTTGCGGTAGCCTTCAGGGACCGGGGCATCTGGAATCGGTTTATTCTCAGCGAAAGCTTGAGCAAGGAGCAGGGTTTCATTCCTACCCCCGAGAAACTGGATCTCGTAGGCCAGAGAGGAGTAAGCATCACACCGCTTCGTCCGGCAGGCACGGCGCTAATCGCAGACGAACGTCTTGATGTGGTCACGGAAGGCGGATTCATCGGTGTGAATACTCCCATTTCCGTTGTCAAAGTGGAAGGCGGCAGAATTGTGGTGAAGGAAATCCGGGAATAA
- a CDS encoding AAA family ATPase: MKPILLKVSGLQSYRESQEIDFLSLCETGLFGIFGPTGSGKSSLLDAITLAMYGKVERAVNGTQGIMNHSEDTLAVAFTFELSTSHGPRRYRVERRFKRTGEQSVSNTVSRFIEIGPDGETVLADKLAEVTRCVEDKIGLKMDDFTRAVVLPQGKFAEFLSLRGVDRRQMLQRLFHLEQYGDQLALKLSRRVKENEAALRALEAEQQGLGSARAEDVQAAEERLAEAVRHAAKCRERLEAATRQAERFGKIRELQEERSRREMKLLEFRAQEAQIASLELRLLKSDEAAKIAPALQAWRSAEEAWRTRAASAERLEAQLAVSEQEADRAAEAEQQAQEALAAEEPALREREGRLRQALELEAELAGLRQTLAELAERRNVTSRGLEASRETLARERELLAKGQKRQQELQRSLQPLEVRSQERQALQEAMQSLQGLRSAESLREQAEREKRERAAALGAVQGRLAEAETAAARLAEARSASARDAALHLERAASAEEAAAAVAGRLEQAGAALEAALRERELHRLSLALSRELRDGAPCPVCGSEHHPAPASLKGGEEDQAEERKLQDVKMLTARALEARGMLRSLREQDRAWLEQVYGESASLSGTPAAAAASLAEIGQAIPGLTEIAAASGQAAVIGSLTAEDAASSAWPEEAAVAELEEQLAALQSRSRELRRRAVQWQEEDRQAQQRLLKEAADTEAARSWEAQTAAKAEEQQRQLTFLRQEWERRFPQLAPGEAEHAYRELRRKDEEAEEIRGRLDISVKFLDEKSGSVQLLQTRIAELDKELAGWTAQHAGKEELLREKEQRLLQWTEGHSAGSLLAECERRLQELQTAAEEGKRRNRAAADRAQQDAREAAIARQAADSAREHCAAAAANWEESLASSSFASAAETEEAVLDAGEREAASRRVRAHRDGEAEVSAQLRHIEERLGGDAVTEDEWRDCEHELRQSKEDDEAALQAKARGERDLEDLRQRHIRWSELESLRAGHESLQSRLSKLQSCLRGNAFVEYIAEEQLMQVCQAASQRLRFLSRQRYALEVDSGGGFVIRDDGNGGVKRPVSTLSGGETFLTSLSLALALSAQIQLRGQYPLQFFFLDEGFGTLDPELLDTVITSLERLHNDQLSVGIISHVPELRVRLARKLVVVPASLGGAGSSIILEKN; encoded by the coding sequence ATGAAGCCGATACTGTTAAAGGTGAGCGGGCTGCAGAGCTACCGCGAAAGTCAGGAGATCGATTTCCTCAGCTTATGCGAGACGGGGCTGTTTGGCATTTTCGGACCAACGGGCAGCGGAAAATCGAGCCTGCTCGATGCCATTACCCTGGCGATGTACGGCAAGGTGGAACGTGCCGTGAACGGGACGCAGGGGATCATGAACCATTCCGAGGATACTCTTGCCGTGGCGTTCACCTTCGAGCTGAGCACATCCCACGGGCCGCGCCGCTACCGGGTGGAGCGGAGATTCAAACGGACGGGCGAGCAGTCTGTCAGCAATACGGTGAGCCGTTTCATTGAGATAGGACCGGATGGAGAAACCGTGCTGGCTGACAAGCTTGCGGAGGTGACGCGCTGCGTCGAGGACAAGATTGGGCTTAAAATGGACGATTTTACCCGGGCGGTCGTTCTGCCTCAGGGCAAGTTCGCTGAATTTCTGTCCCTTCGCGGCGTGGACCGCAGACAGATGCTGCAGCGTCTGTTCCACTTGGAACAGTACGGGGACCAACTGGCGCTGAAGCTCAGCCGCCGGGTTAAAGAGAATGAGGCGGCGCTGCGCGCGCTGGAGGCCGAACAGCAGGGGCTGGGCAGCGCCAGAGCGGAGGATGTGCAAGCGGCGGAGGAGCGTCTTGCAGAGGCTGTACGCCATGCTGCGAAGTGCCGCGAGCGCTTGGAGGCGGCGACTCGGCAGGCCGAGCGTTTCGGCAAAATCCGTGAGCTGCAGGAGGAGCGATCCCGCCGGGAGATGAAACTCCTGGAGTTCCGGGCGCAGGAGGCGCAAATTGCCTCGTTGGAGCTGCGGCTGCTTAAGAGCGACGAAGCCGCCAAGATTGCGCCTGCGCTTCAGGCATGGCGCAGCGCGGAAGAGGCCTGGCGCACCCGCGCCGCGTCAGCGGAGCGGCTGGAGGCGCAGCTTGCGGTGTCCGAGCAGGAGGCCGACCGCGCCGCCGAGGCCGAGCAGCAAGCGCAGGAGGCGCTTGCTGCGGAAGAGCCGGCCCTGCGTGAGCGGGAGGGCCGGCTGCGCCAGGCGCTCGAGCTGGAAGCCGAGCTCGCCGGACTGCGCCAGACGCTCGCGGAGTTGGCCGAGCGCCGGAATGTAACCTCCCGCGGGCTGGAAGCCTCGCGGGAGACGCTGGCCCGGGAGCGGGAGCTTTTGGCCAAGGGCCAAAAGCGGCAGCAGGAGCTGCAGCGCAGCCTGCAGCCGCTCGAGGTCCGCTCCCAGGAGCGGCAGGCTCTGCAGGAAGCGATGCAGAGCCTGCAAGGGCTGCGCTCCGCCGAGTCCCTGCGGGAGCAGGCGGAGCGGGAGAAGCGCGAGCGCGCCGCTGCGCTCGGCGCGGTTCAAGGCCGTCTCGCGGAGGCCGAGACGGCAGCTGCGCGGCTGGCCGAAGCGCGCTCGGCCTCCGCGCGGGACGCCGCCCTGCATCTGGAGCGGGCGGCGTCCGCGGAAGAGGCCGCAGCCGCCGTCGCCGGGCGGCTGGAGCAGGCAGGCGCGGCGCTGGAAGCCGCGCTCCGGGAGCGGGAGCTGCACCGGCTGTCGCTGGCGCTGTCCCGCGAGCTGCGGGACGGGGCTCCGTGCCCCGTGTGCGGCAGCGAGCATCATCCGGCGCCGGCATCGCTTAAGGGCGGCGAAGAAGATCAGGCGGAGGAGCGGAAGCTTCAGGACGTGAAAATGCTGACGGCGCGTGCGCTTGAGGCGCGGGGCATGCTGCGGAGCCTGCGGGAGCAGGACCGCGCCTGGCTGGAGCAAGTGTACGGCGAATCCGCCTCCCTCTCCGGCACTCCCGCCGCTGCGGCCGCTTCGCTGGCCGAAATCGGGCAAGCGATCCCCGGCTTAACCGAAATTGCAGCGGCCTCGGGCCAAGCAGCGGTTATAGGGTCATTAACCGCCGAAGACGCAGCTTCTTCCGCATGGCCCGAAGAAGCTGCCGTGGCAGAGCTTGAAGAACAGCTTGCCGCATTGCAGAGCCGCTCGCGGGAATTGCGGCGCCGGGCGGTACAGTGGCAGGAGGAAGACCGGCAGGCGCAGCAGCGTCTGCTCAAGGAAGCTGCCGACACCGAAGCCGCGCGAAGCTGGGAGGCGCAAACGGCCGCCAAGGCGGAGGAACAGCAGCGGCAGCTTACGTTCCTCCGTCAGGAGTGGGAGCGGCGGTTTCCGCAGCTTGCGCCGGGCGAAGCGGAGCACGCCTACCGGGAGCTGCGGCGCAAGGATGAAGAAGCCGAGGAAATCAGGGGCAGGCTGGACATCAGCGTGAAATTTCTGGACGAGAAGAGTGGTTCCGTTCAGCTGCTGCAGACCAGGATCGCTGAGCTGGATAAGGAGCTGGCCGGTTGGACGGCGCAGCATGCGGGCAAAGAGGAGCTGCTGCGCGAGAAAGAGCAGCGGCTGCTGCAATGGACGGAAGGGCATTCCGCCGGTTCTCTACTGGCGGAATGCGAGCGGCGGCTGCAGGAGCTGCAGACAGCCGCAGAGGAAGGCAAGCGCCGTAACCGCGCTGCAGCGGACAGGGCGCAGCAGGATGCCAGAGAGGCGGCGATTGCGCGCCAGGCGGCGGATTCCGCCCGCGAGCACTGCGCCGCTGCGGCTGCGAACTGGGAAGAAAGCCTTGCTTCTTCATCGTTCGCTTCAGCCGCTGAAACCGAAGAAGCGGTGCTGGATGCCGGAGAACGCGAGGCGGCTTCCAGGCGTGTGCGGGCGCACCGTGACGGCGAGGCTGAGGTCAGCGCGCAGCTTCGCCACATCGAAGAGAGGCTCGGCGGCGACGCGGTGACCGAAGACGAGTGGCGGGACTGTGAGCATGAGCTCCGGCAGAGCAAGGAGGACGATGAAGCGGCGCTTCAGGCCAAAGCGCGCGGAGAGCGTGATCTGGAGGATCTGCGGCAGAGACATATCCGCTGGAGTGAGCTGGAAAGCCTGCGCGCCGGGCATGAGAGCCTGCAAAGCCGGCTGTCCAAGCTGCAGTCCTGCCTGCGGGGCAACGCCTTCGTTGAATATATCGCGGAGGAGCAATTGATGCAGGTATGTCAGGCTGCTTCTCAACGTCTGCGCTTCCTGAGCAGACAGCGCTATGCGCTGGAGGTCGACTCCGGCGGCGGCTTTGTCATCCGCGATGACGGAAACGGCGGAGTCAAGCGGCCGGTATCCACTTTGTCGGGGGGAGAGACGTTCCTGACCTCGCTGTCGCTTGCGCTGGCGCTGTCTGCGCAGATTCAGCTTCGCGGGCAGTATCCGCTGCAATTTTTCTTCCTGGACGAAGGCTTCGGTACGCTGGACCCCGAACTGCTCGATACCGTGATTACATCGCTTGAACGGCTGCATAACGACCAGTTGTCGGTTGGTATTATCAGTCACGTCCCGGAGCTCCGGGTAAGGCTTGCCCGGAAGCTGGTTGTGGTCCCTGCTTCACTGGGCGGAGCGGGTTCAAGCATCATTTTGGAAAAAAATTAA
- a CDS encoding GatB/YqeY domain-containing protein — protein sequence MNLSERLNEDMKQAMKSKDKFRLSTIRMVRSTIKNLEIDLKRTLDDNEVLDILSREIKQRKDALQEFEKAGRDELAASNKAEIEIIAQYLPEQLSEEEIKVIVQQTIQETGASSKNDMGKVMSALMPKVKGRADGKLVNQAVLQFLQ from the coding sequence ATGAATCTTAGCGAACGATTGAACGAAGATATGAAGCAGGCGATGAAGAGTAAGGACAAGTTCAGACTCTCCACGATTCGAATGGTTCGTTCGACGATAAAGAATCTTGAAATAGATTTGAAAAGAACATTAGACGACAACGAAGTGCTTGATATCCTTAGTCGTGAAATCAAACAGCGCAAAGATGCCCTCCAAGAATTTGAAAAAGCGGGTCGTGACGAGCTTGCTGCAAGCAATAAAGCAGAAATCGAGATTATAGCACAATATCTTCCCGAACAGCTTTCCGAAGAAGAAATTAAGGTAATTGTACAGCAGACCATCCAGGAAACCGGTGCTTCTTCGAAAAATGATATGGGCAAGGTGATGAGCGCGCTGATGCCGAAAGTCAAAGGCCGCGCTGACGGTAAACTCGTGAACCAGGCGGTTCTGCAATTTCTGCAATAA
- a CDS encoding exonuclease SbcCD subunit D: MRILHTGDWHLGRTLEGRSRQKEQEAFVDELVAIAEEERADLIMMAGDVYDSVNPPAAAEQLFYEAASRLASGGRHLVVIAGNHDQPERVSSVSPLVFGHGITLVGLPAADPVTVQIARTGETARIAALPYPSEARLGELLAEDSDEAGLRLAYSARVGRLMKLLSREFTTGTVNLAMSHIYVLGGVESDSERPIQVGGAYTVDPSALACGAQYTALGHLHRPQKVKGEGVIRYSGSPLAYSFSEAGQAKSVTMLGLSPGAEAKPEEILLRCGRPLVEWDCTGGLDEVYKWLDEGRDANAFIDLKIRLSEALSMGDIQRLRKARDGIVHIRPVYPEMEQELEASLRSRMPVQELFRRFYQRQTGGAEPEDSLVELFLELAEEDRDGQEAEETQ, translated from the coding sequence ATGCGGATTTTGCATACGGGCGACTGGCATTTGGGCCGTACGCTGGAAGGAAGAAGCAGGCAGAAGGAGCAGGAGGCGTTCGTTGACGAACTGGTCGCCATTGCCGAGGAGGAACGTGCTGACCTTATTATGATGGCGGGCGACGTCTATGACTCCGTCAATCCTCCGGCTGCAGCTGAGCAGTTATTCTATGAAGCGGCCTCAAGACTTGCGTCGGGCGGAAGGCATCTGGTCGTTATCGCAGGCAATCATGACCAGCCAGAGCGCGTATCCTCCGTATCCCCGCTTGTCTTCGGACACGGCATTACCCTGGTCGGTCTGCCCGCAGCCGATCCGGTGACGGTCCAGATCGCCCGGACCGGGGAAACCGCGCGTATTGCGGCTCTTCCGTACCCTTCTGAAGCCCGTCTTGGCGAACTGCTGGCCGAAGACAGCGACGAAGCCGGTCTGCGGCTCGCTTACAGCGCGCGCGTAGGCCGCCTGATGAAGCTGTTGTCCCGGGAATTCACGACAGGTACGGTCAATTTGGCGATGAGCCATATTTATGTGCTGGGCGGCGTGGAGAGCGACTCCGAGCGCCCGATCCAGGTTGGCGGGGCGTATACGGTCGATCCTTCGGCGCTGGCATGCGGTGCGCAGTATACGGCGCTTGGCCATCTTCACCGTCCGCAGAAGGTCAAGGGAGAAGGGGTCATCCGCTACAGCGGTTCTCCGCTGGCGTACAGCTTTTCGGAGGCGGGCCAGGCCAAGTCCGTGACGATGCTGGGACTTTCGCCGGGAGCGGAGGCGAAGCCAGAAGAAATTCTGCTGCGCTGTGGCCGTCCCCTGGTGGAGTGGGACTGCACGGGGGGGCTGGATGAAGTGTACAAGTGGCTTGACGAGGGCAGAGACGCCAACGCGTTCATTGATCTGAAAATCCGCCTGAGCGAAGCGCTGTCAATGGGAGACATCCAGCGGCTGCGTAAAGCACGGGATGGCATTGTACATATCCGCCCGGTCTACCCGGAGATGGAGCAGGAATTGGAAGCGTCCCTCCGCTCCCGGATGCCGGTACAGGAGCTGTTCAGAAGGTTCTACCAGCGGCAGACCGGAGGAGCGGAGCCGGAAGACAGCCTTGTGGAGCTGTTTTTGGAGCTGGCGGAGGAAGATCGCGACGGACAGGAAGCGGAGGAGACCCAATGA